A DNA window from Brevinematia bacterium contains the following coding sequences:
- a CDS encoding ribonuclease HII, whose protein sequence is MKFKDLTRLLKQFDYVVGIDEVGRGCIAGPMLVCAVIVDPSIVIEGVKDSKLLSPGKREKLLPEITKRVYDIGVGFVSNKEIDSFGIGIALRIAILKSLINLKFLPRLIITDYVDIKSKRFEDFLLARILPKEVLGKYLDIYSKLKKFDGKVSEDGFSYYLPIKKADRYVHANSIASVVAKVLRDRYMRHVSVNYPEYRLDKNKGYCTRDHTFAIKKYGFSEIHRTSFVLKKLGNSRELFEDIQKVS, encoded by the coding sequence ATGAAGTTTAAGGATCTGACGAGATTGTTGAAACAATTTGATTATGTAGTAGGTATAGATGAAGTAGGAAGGGGATGTATTGCTGGACCTATGCTTGTTTGTGCTGTTATTGTTGATCCTTCAATTGTGATTGAAGGTGTCAAAGATTCTAAGCTACTCTCTCCTGGAAAGAGAGAAAAGTTATTGCCTGAAATAACAAAAAGAGTGTATGACATCGGAGTAGGATTTGTATCAAATAAAGAAATAGATAGTTTTGGAATAGGGATAGCTCTCAGAATTGCAATACTTAAATCCCTGATTAATTTGAAGTTCTTACCAAGGCTAATAATCACAGATTATGTTGACATAAAGAGTAAAAGGTTTGAGGATTTTCTTTTAGCAAGAATTCTGCCGAAAGAGGTGTTGGGAAAATACTTGGATATTTATAGTAAATTGAAAAAATTTGATGGTAAGGTATCTGAAGATGGTTTTTCGTATTACTTGCCGATAAAGAAGGCAGATAGATATGTTCATGCTAATTCTATTGCTTCCGTTGTAGCTAAGGTTCTGAGGGATAGGTATATGAGACATGTGTCCGTAAACTATCCAGAATATAGACTTGATAAGAATAAAGGATATTGCACTAGGGACCACACTTTCGCTATAAAGAAATACGGATTTTCCGAAATTCACAGAACTTCTTTCGTTTTGAAGAAATTGGGAAACTCACGGGAACTGTTTGAGGATATTCAAAAAGTTAGCTAA
- the rimM gene encoding ribosome maturation factor RimM (Essential for efficient processing of 16S rRNA) gives MEDRYVEVGRIIGRFKLENKIKVESLLDTVEELLKLNEYYIKTLTGFKKIDLYVESIGPNHLIYKVENFNPKLIDHLKGKLLFTHYKNLPKLKENQFYIADLEDCRIYDSTEKEIAPLKRILTDGKNYFLEFLDYIIPFTKRYVKSVDIQNKKIVLTEIFFQEKDYLK, from the coding sequence ATGGAAGATAGATACGTTGAGGTAGGCAGAATTATAGGTAGATTTAAGCTTGAAAACAAGATAAAAGTTGAATCACTACTTGATACAGTTGAAGAATTATTGAAACTTAACGAATACTACATCAAAACCTTAACAGGTTTTAAGAAAATAGACCTATATGTTGAATCTATTGGACCTAATCATCTGATCTATAAAGTTGAAAATTTTAACCCAAAACTTATTGATCATCTTAAAGGCAAACTACTTTTTACCCACTACAAAAACTTACCAAAGCTCAAGGAAAACCAATTCTACATAGCCGATCTTGAAGATTGCAGAATATACGACAGCACAGAAAAGGAGATAGCTCCCCTAAAAAGAATTCTCACAGATGGCAAAAATTACTTCCTAGAATTTCTAGATTATATTATACCATTTACAAAAAGATATGTGAAATCTGTTGATATTCAAAACAAAAAAATAGTCCTTACGGAAATCTTTTTCCAAGAAAAAGACTACCTGAAATAA
- the plsX gene encoding phosphate acyltransferase PlsX, translating into MVSVAVDVMGAERGIREAVKGCIKSALHKDVHVVMVGKESLIKEALSNYSKRILKKSKFDIVNASEVIEMTDEPFSASRKKKNSSILVALDLLEKGKVSAFFSPGNTGAVVVSSVLKLGRIEGVSKPALATVIPSIYGFRVLLDVGASVELSAKDYVVFGIMGKVFVENVLRTYRPKVGLLNIGEEEYKGTEVVRKARVLMQEKLGESFIGNVEGNDIFLGDVDVIVTDGFTGNIVLKSSEGASKALSKLMKQEIMSKWYGFILGAFIKIALRKFRKRTDVSEYGAAALLGVNGSVFVGHGASNAKSIKSGILYSASISRLNLQEKIQRIIKEFGEI; encoded by the coding sequence ATGGTATCTGTTGCTGTTGATGTTATGGGGGCTGAAAGAGGGATAAGGGAAGCAGTCAAGGGGTGTATAAAGTCAGCTCTTCATAAGGATGTTCATGTTGTTATGGTAGGTAAGGAGTCTTTGATAAAAGAAGCTCTTAGTAATTATTCTAAGAGGATACTGAAGAAGTCAAAATTTGATATAGTAAATGCTTCCGAAGTCATAGAGATGACAGATGAGCCATTTAGCGCAAGTAGGAAGAAAAAGAATTCATCAATATTAGTTGCTCTAGATTTATTGGAAAAAGGTAAAGTATCAGCGTTTTTTTCACCGGGAAATACAGGGGCGGTGGTTGTAAGTTCGGTGTTGAAACTTGGTAGAATAGAGGGGGTTTCAAAACCTGCATTAGCTACTGTTATTCCTTCAATATATGGTTTCAGAGTTTTGTTAGATGTAGGTGCTAGTGTTGAACTTAGTGCCAAGGATTACGTAGTATTTGGTATTATGGGGAAAGTCTTTGTTGAGAATGTTTTGAGAACTTATCGGCCGAAGGTAGGTTTACTGAATATAGGGGAGGAGGAATACAAGGGAACGGAGGTTGTTAGAAAGGCAAGAGTTCTTATGCAGGAAAAGTTAGGAGAATCTTTTATCGGTAATGTTGAGGGAAATGATATCTTCCTAGGGGATGTTGATGTAATAGTAACCGATGGATTTACAGGAAACATTGTGCTAAAATCTTCCGAGGGAGCTAGTAAGGCTCTGTCAAAACTTATGAAACAAGAGATTATGTCAAAGTGGTATGGCTTTATACTTGGTGCTTTTATAAAGATAGCACTGAGGAAATTCAGAAAGAGAACGGATGTTAGTGAGTATGGTGCTGCTGCGTTACTAGGTGTGAATGGAAGTGTGTTTGTAGGACACGGTGCTTCCAATGCGAAAAGTATAAAAAGCGGTATACTTTACTCTGCTTCAATTTCAAGACTAAACCTTCAAGAAAAAATTCAGAGAATTATAAAGGAGTTCGGAGAGATTTAG
- the frr gene encoding ribosome recycling factor, protein MKEKEKKEFNFNQVKEELKNHFEESISVYKGELKKIRTGRANTLILEDVKVDYYNSLTPLKQIATLSVSDPSTVVISPWDKSVIKNIEKALLVSNLGLGITVDGVNIRVSFPPLTEERKKEMIKFLHTKAEEIKVAIRNVRHKYLKIVREAKESAHISEDLERRFEQEIDKLTHEYIEKVDSLTKVKEKEIMEV, encoded by the coding sequence ATGAAGGAAAAAGAGAAAAAAGAATTTAATTTCAACCAAGTGAAAGAAGAATTAAAAAACCATTTTGAAGAAAGTATTAGTGTGTATAAGGGTGAATTAAAAAAAATAAGAACGGGAAGAGCGAATACTCTTATTCTTGAAGATGTGAAGGTAGACTACTATAATAGCTTAACTCCTTTAAAGCAGATAGCCACTCTTTCTGTTAGTGATCCTTCTACCGTGGTTATATCTCCTTGGGACAAAAGTGTGATAAAGAATATTGAGAAGGCTTTATTAGTTTCCAATCTTGGGCTTGGTATTACTGTTGATGGGGTTAATATAAGGGTGAGTTTTCCACCATTGACGGAGGAAAGGAAGAAAGAAATGATTAAATTTCTGCACACAAAAGCGGAAGAAATAAAGGTTGCTATCAGAAATGTTAGGCATAAGTATTTAAAAATTGTTAGGGAAGCGAAAGAATCTGCGCACATTAGTGAGGATCTAGAGAGAAGATTTGAGCAGGAGATAGATAAACTTACTCATGAATATATAGAGAAAGTTGATTCCTTAACAAAAGTTAAGGAAAAGGAGATTATGGAAGTTTAG
- the dcd gene encoding dCTP deaminase: MILTSQKILEEIKEGNIVIEPFEERFLNPNSYNLRLHNELFELTDDVLDLKKPTNYRVIVIPESGFLLEPGKLYLGRTVEYTITKKYVPMIEGRSSIGRLGISVHATAGFGDIGFEGYWTLEISVIKPVIVYPFIEICQIYYCEVSGEITRVYQGKYSKSKDIVISKMYEEFNQL, from the coding sequence ATGATTTTAACTTCTCAGAAGATACTTGAAGAAATAAAGGAAGGGAATATAGTAATAGAGCCGTTTGAAGAGAGGTTCTTGAACCCTAACTCCTATAATTTGAGGCTTCACAACGAACTTTTTGAGCTAACTGACGATGTATTAGATTTAAAAAAGCCAACAAACTATAGAGTCATAGTTATCCCAGAAAGTGGCTTTTTACTTGAGCCAGGAAAGCTTTACTTAGGTAGAACTGTAGAGTATACAATTACTAAGAAATATGTTCCTATGATTGAAGGAAGATCAAGCATAGGTAGGCTAGGAATTTCTGTGCATGCTACTGCTGGGTTTGGAGATATAGGATTTGAAGGCTATTGGACACTTGAAATTTCTGTGATAAAACCCGTGATAGTATATCCTTTTATTGAGATCTGTCAGATATACTACTGCGAAGTAAGTGGCGAAATTACCAGAGTGTACCAAGGTAAGTACTCAAAAAGCAAGGATATAGTCATAAGTAAAATGTATGAGGAATTCAACCAGCTTTAG
- a CDS encoding phospho-sugar mutase codes for MEELRKLPISDKAKENITLWIEEFGEEIRREVISLIEGKKFDELEERFCKRLEFGTGGMRGKMVIGPNGMNKYTVRIATQGFANYLKKVVINKPLSCVIGYDTRKNSLSFAMESARVIVANGINCYFLKIPMPTPFISFAIRYLRASGGIIITASHNPPDYNGYKVYWDDGSQVVSPHDKGIIEEVYKITSSKEIETISEEELKNSPLFREVLEDIKEAYLKVLKVNLSELYEVEDTSVRKNIRIAYTPLHGTSLNLTIDALKHLGFENIFLVDEECTTDGTFSAVPSPNPEDDSSFSRVIELSKRTNSSVFFASDPDADRVRAGINVNGEITLFSGNQLASMMLDWILSKLLQKGALPENGFVVTTIVTTDLIRKIASSFGIETFFTLTGFKYIGEKIRQFEGKRRFIFGCEESIGYLYGDDVRDKDSVISTCILALMTEDLTRNGRNLKDYLMDIFRRYGIHIESLLSLEFEGVDGAKKISDIIEKVKREKIETFAGLRVLSRIDLKNKVIEDFEKGTKEEFKTDLPPSSVIIINLEGNNRFIVRPSGTEPKVKVYFFSEFGKDVENLEKYEMEHKKLLDEFKRVFLTN; via the coding sequence ATGGAAGAACTAAGGAAACTACCTATATCTGATAAAGCGAAAGAAAACATAACTTTGTGGATAGAAGAGTTTGGAGAAGAGATTAGGAGAGAAGTAATTTCACTTATAGAGGGCAAAAAATTTGATGAGCTTGAGGAAAGGTTTTGCAAGAGACTTGAATTTGGAACGGGGGGAATGAGAGGCAAGATGGTGATAGGACCTAACGGAATGAATAAATACACTGTGAGAATAGCAACTCAAGGATTTGCTAATTACCTGAAAAAAGTTGTCATCAACAAACCCCTTTCTTGTGTAATAGGGTACGATACGAGGAAAAATTCTCTTTCATTTGCAATGGAATCCGCAAGAGTTATTGTAGCAAATGGCATAAATTGCTATTTTCTGAAGATTCCAATGCCAACCCCATTTATATCGTTTGCCATAAGGTATCTAAGAGCATCTGGAGGAATTATAATAACAGCTTCCCACAATCCTCCAGATTACAATGGTTATAAGGTATACTGGGATGACGGTTCACAGGTAGTTTCTCCTCATGATAAGGGGATTATTGAAGAGGTCTATAAAATAACATCTTCAAAAGAAATAGAGACAATTTCGGAGGAAGAACTAAAAAACTCTCCGTTGTTTAGGGAAGTTTTAGAGGATATCAAGGAAGCTTATCTCAAAGTTTTGAAGGTAAATCTAAGCGAACTTTATGAAGTTGAAGATACAAGTGTTAGGAAAAATATAAGAATAGCATATACACCTCTACACGGAACTTCACTCAACCTAACAATTGACGCTCTAAAACACCTAGGATTTGAAAATATTTTTCTCGTTGATGAGGAATGCACAACAGATGGAACTTTCTCTGCAGTTCCTTCACCAAACCCAGAAGACGATAGCTCTTTTTCAAGAGTTATAGAACTATCTAAAAGAACTAACTCTAGTGTATTTTTTGCTAGCGATCCAGATGCAGATAGGGTGAGAGCTGGCATAAATGTAAACGGCGAGATAACTCTTTTCTCTGGTAATCAACTTGCATCAATGATGCTAGACTGGATTCTATCAAAACTTCTCCAAAAAGGTGCTCTTCCGGAAAATGGATTTGTTGTAACAACAATCGTAACCACAGATCTCATCAGAAAGATTGCCAGTAGCTTCGGCATAGAAACTTTCTTTACACTAACAGGGTTTAAGTATATAGGTGAGAAAATAAGACAATTTGAAGGTAAAAGAAGATTTATATTTGGATGCGAAGAAAGCATAGGGTATCTCTATGGAGATGACGTTAGAGATAAAGACTCTGTAATATCAACCTGTATTCTAGCACTTATGACAGAAGATCTTACAAGGAATGGAAGAAATTTAAAAGATTACTTGATGGATATCTTCAGAAGATATGGAATCCACATAGAGAGTCTGTTGTCTCTTGAGTTTGAAGGAGTAGATGGAGCAAAGAAGATAAGCGATATAATTGAAAAAGTGAAAAGAGAAAAAATAGAAACATTTGCAGGACTTAGGGTATTGTCTAGAATAGACCTGAAGAATAAGGTAATTGAAGATTTCGAAAAAGGAACAAAAGAGGAGTTTAAAACCGATCTACCCCCATCAAGTGTGATAATAATTAACCTTGAAGGTAACAATAGATTCATAGTTAGACCTTCGGGTACAGAACCAAAGGTCAAGGTGTATTTTTTCAGTGAGTTTGGTAAAGATGTTGAAAACCTAGAAAAATATGAAATGGAACATAAGAAACTGCTGGATGAATTCAAGAGAGTGTTTCTTACAAATTAA
- the uppS gene encoding polyprenyl diphosphate synthase, whose protein sequence is MDFEHLVSKIDRNNLPTHVGIIMDGNGRWAEARGLPRVEGHKEGLKALERILEFNRYLRIPYITVYAFSRENWQRSREEVDFLMSMALKVVKEKIKEFKEKSVRFLHLGEKEGIPEELAEMIEVLENETKEGSLYTLCSAFNYSGRWEIVTAIKGILEAFEKGEITKESIDETVVSRYIYHPEVPDVDLIIRTSAEQRISNFMLWRSAYSEFYFTKTLWPDFRPEDLVEAIKDYQSRERRFGRITKR, encoded by the coding sequence ATGGATTTTGAACATCTTGTTAGTAAGATTGATAGAAATAATTTACCAACTCATGTTGGAATAATAATGGATGGTAATGGCAGGTGGGCCGAAGCTAGGGGACTGCCTAGAGTGGAAGGACATAAGGAAGGATTGAAGGCATTGGAGAGGATATTGGAATTTAACAGGTATCTGAGAATTCCATACATAACTGTATATGCTTTTTCTAGGGAAAATTGGCAGAGAAGCAGAGAAGAAGTGGATTTTCTTATGTCTATGGCACTTAAGGTTGTCAAAGAGAAAATAAAGGAGTTTAAGGAAAAGAGTGTTAGATTTTTGCATTTGGGTGAGAAGGAGGGTATTCCGGAAGAACTTGCGGAAATGATAGAGGTGCTTGAGAATGAAACTAAGGAAGGGAGCCTTTACACTCTGTGCAGTGCTTTTAATTATAGTGGTAGGTGGGAGATAGTGACGGCAATTAAGGGGATTTTAGAAGCTTTTGAAAAGGGGGAGATAACTAAGGAAAGTATTGATGAGACGGTGGTATCAAGGTATATCTATCATCCAGAAGTTCCGGATGTTGACCTTATTATACGAACTAGCGCCGAACAAAGGATAAGCAATTTCATGCTTTGGAGATCTGCCTATTCTGAGTTTTATTTTACCAAGACACTTTGGCCTGATTTCAGACCCGAAGATCTAGTTGAGGCTATAAAAGATTATCAATCTAGAGAGAGAAGGTTTGGTAGAATTACTAAGAGGTAG
- the coaE gene encoding dephospho-CoA kinase (Dephospho-CoA kinase (CoaE) performs the final step in coenzyme A biosynthesis.), which translates to MGRRPLKPRIPKRFIVGVTGRMLSGKNTVCRILEGRGFRVIDVDRVGHRVLEIRKDEILRMISKDILDDSGRIDRKKLASIVFSDPMKLQLLNKLTHGTIKELVRLEIEKDGFYCINAALLFEIGLNEFCNLIVYVESDENKIVERARLRGFEENEVLKRISFQKKLSDVEDMVDIVIYNNSTIGDLEREVEEKIFSIVKI; encoded by the coding sequence ATGGGCAGAAGACCTCTAAAGCCGCGGATCCCGAAAAGGTTTATTGTAGGTGTAACTGGTAGAATGCTTTCAGGGAAAAATACTGTCTGTAGGATTCTTGAAGGAAGGGGATTTAGGGTTATTGATGTTGATAGAGTTGGTCATAGGGTATTAGAAATAAGGAAAGACGAAATACTTAGAATGATAAGCAAGGATATATTGGATGATAGCGGGAGAATTGACAGAAAGAAGTTAGCAAGTATTGTTTTTTCTGACCCTATGAAGCTACAGCTTCTGAATAAACTTACACACGGTACTATAAAGGAACTTGTAAGATTGGAGATTGAGAAGGATGGTTTTTATTGCATCAATGCTGCACTACTTTTTGAGATAGGACTTAACGAATTTTGTAACCTTATAGTTTATGTTGAGTCAGATGAGAACAAAATAGTGGAAAGGGCAAGACTTAGAGGTTTTGAAGAGAATGAAGTTTTAAAGCGAATAAGTTTTCAGAAAAAACTTTCTGATGTTGAGGATATGGTTGATATCGTAATCTATAACAACTCCACCATTGGTGATCTTGAGAGAGAAGTTGAAGAGAAAATATTCTCCATAGTAAAAATATGA